A window of Rubricoccus marinus contains these coding sequences:
- a CDS encoding LysM peptidoglycan-binding domain-containing protein — MLRTLTLLLLVASGAPAVAQSLPARSLQAGMADLRLATAVRLALVADLRTRTLDVEVAARDGVVTVTGINDEAYQSVAAQVARANPRVRGLQGLGAAGLNAAPPEARSAGATAEGAAGDVAAPAPVQISEQPRTHTVRRGDTLYGIAREYNTTLDELVRINGLRSTDIRIGQRVRVR, encoded by the coding sequence ATGCTCCGCACCCTCACGCTTCTGCTCCTCGTCGCCTCTGGCGCTCCGGCCGTTGCCCAGAGCCTGCCGGCGCGTTCGCTGCAGGCCGGCATGGCCGATCTCCGCCTCGCGACGGCCGTCCGCCTCGCGCTCGTGGCCGATCTCCGCACGCGCACGCTCGACGTGGAGGTGGCCGCCCGCGATGGCGTCGTAACCGTCACGGGCATCAACGACGAGGCGTACCAGTCCGTGGCGGCACAGGTCGCGCGGGCGAACCCGCGCGTTCGGGGCCTCCAGGGGCTCGGCGCCGCAGGCCTCAACGCCGCCCCGCCAGAGGCCCGGTCTGCGGGGGCGACGGCCGAGGGGGCCGCTGGCGACGTGGCCGCTCCCGCGCCGGTGCAGATCTCCGAGCAGCCGCGTACCCACACGGTCCGCCGCGGCGACACGCTCTACGGCATCGCGCGGGAGTACAACACGACGCTGGACGAACTGGTGCGGATCAACGGCCTGCGCTCGACCGACATCCGCATCGGGCAGCGCGTGCGCGTGCGCTGA
- a CDS encoding ArsR/SmtB family transcription factor, with product MTTPPETLAPLAKALAHPARLRVLAALGARGECLCGEIVEVVGLAQSTVSQHLKVLREAGLVTGTVDGPRTCYCLSPAGIAHAKDAFTSLFDDLHGHACC from the coding sequence ATGACGACACCCCCCGAAACGCTCGCGCCTCTGGCGAAGGCCCTCGCCCATCCCGCCCGGCTCCGCGTGCTCGCGGCGCTCGGCGCCAGAGGCGAGTGCCTGTGCGGCGAGATCGTCGAGGTCGTCGGCCTCGCGCAATCCACGGTCTCGCAGCACCTGAAAGTGCTTCGCGAGGCCGGGCTCGTGACCGGGACCGTAGACGGCCCGCGCACCTGCTACTGCCTCTCCCCCGCCGGCATCGCGCACGCGAAAGACGCCTTCACCTCCCTGTTCGACGACCTCCACGGCCATGCCTGCTGCTAA
- a CDS encoding arsenate reductase ArsC, with amino-acid sequence MPAANPGASPVASGAMSALEGSDHHDVFSDARPLVLFVCTHNSARSQLAEGLLRQKYGARYRAESAGTVARGVHPLAAEALQAVGIDASAHTSKTIESLGDLTPDVVVTVCDNAREACPYIPAERNLHHAFRDPSAVEGTDDDRRRAFAEVREEIADWLDATFG; translated from the coding sequence ATGCCTGCTGCTAACCCTGGCGCCTCGCCGGTCGCCTCTGGCGCGATGTCCGCGCTAGAAGGCTCCGACCACCACGACGTGTTTTCCGATGCGCGCCCGCTCGTCCTGTTCGTGTGCACGCACAACTCCGCGCGCTCCCAGCTCGCCGAGGGCCTCTTGCGCCAGAAGTACGGCGCCCGCTACCGCGCCGAGAGCGCCGGGACCGTCGCCAGAGGCGTCCACCCGCTCGCGGCCGAAGCGCTCCAGGCCGTCGGCATCGACGCGAGCGCGCACACGTCGAAAACGATTGAGAGTCTGGGAGACCTCACGCCCGACGTTGTCGTGACGGTTTGCGACAACGCGCGCGAGGCGTGCCCGTACATCCCGGCGGAGCGCAACCTCCACCACGCCTTCCGCGACCCCTCGGCGGTGGAGGGCACCGACGATGACCGGCGGCGCGCCTTTGCCGAGGTCCGCGAGGAGATCGCCGACTGGCTGGACGCCACCTTCGGATGA
- the arsN2 gene encoding arsenic resistance N-acetyltransferase ArsN2, with the protein MIRPAAPGEWPAVLALVGASGLPTADLRPEHVGAFWVARGASGEVAGCVAIETHGDHGLLRSLAVSPEARGQGLGGALVDAALGRAAERGIRRLVLLTTTAEDFFQRRGWAPIAREALPLAVQQSSEFTGGCCASAVCLGRELPTAKGEPE; encoded by the coding sequence ATGATCCGGCCCGCGGCCCCTGGCGAGTGGCCCGCCGTCCTCGCGCTCGTCGGCGCCAGCGGCCTGCCTACCGCAGATCTCAGGCCCGAGCACGTCGGCGCGTTCTGGGTCGCCAGAGGCGCCTCGGGCGAGGTCGCCGGGTGCGTGGCCATCGAGACGCATGGGGACCACGGCCTCTTGCGGTCGCTCGCTGTCTCGCCAGAGGCGCGCGGACAGGGGCTCGGTGGCGCGCTCGTGGACGCCGCGCTGGGGCGGGCGGCCGAGCGCGGCATCCGACGCCTGGTGCTTCTGACCACGACGGCCGAGGACTTTTTCCAGAGGAGAGGCTGGGCCCCGATCGCGCGAGAGGCGCTGCCTCTGGCGGTGCAACAGTCGAGCGAGTTCACCGGCGGGTGCTGCGCGAGCGCCGTGTGTCTGGGACGCGAGTTGCCCACGGCGAAGGGCGAACCGGAGTGA
- a CDS encoding serine hydrolase has product MTRALLLSLAVLPLALAGCRSTMPATEPAETDALRQRIEAIAARYPEATVAVAVRDGETRLDIAADRPFHAASTMKVPVMIEAFRQVEAGRLAWDDSIDVVNRFTSIVDGSPFSIGDDSDDGLYERLGTRMPLADLTRRAITTSSNLATNLMMEVLTADSVQATTRALGGEGVLVLRGVEDLKAFDAGLSNLATARGLAALMLAIQDGRAVSPEASGDMVEILLAQEFGEMIPAGLPAGVRAAHKTGWITHVHHDAAIVYPPEAAPYVLVILTEGIDDHGRAAALGAEIAAAVHAALRGA; this is encoded by the coding sequence ATGACCCGCGCCCTCCTCCTCTCCCTGGCGGTCCTGCCGCTAGCGCTCGCGGGCTGCCGCAGCACGATGCCCGCTACCGAGCCCGCCGAAACGGACGCGCTTCGCCAGAGGATCGAAGCCATCGCGGCGCGATATCCCGAGGCGACGGTTGCCGTGGCCGTGCGCGATGGAGAGACCCGGCTGGACATCGCCGCCGACCGGCCGTTCCATGCCGCGAGCACGATGAAGGTGCCGGTCATGATCGAGGCGTTTCGTCAGGTAGAAGCCGGGCGCCTCGCCTGGGACGATTCCATCGATGTCGTCAACCGCTTCACGTCCATCGTGGACGGCTCCCCGTTCTCCATCGGCGACGACTCCGACGACGGGCTCTACGAACGGCTGGGTACCCGGATGCCTCTGGCGGACCTCACGCGCCGGGCCATCACGACCTCGTCCAACCTCGCGACGAACCTCATGATGGAGGTCCTGACGGCGGACTCCGTGCAAGCCACCACGCGCGCGCTCGGCGGCGAGGGCGTCCTCGTGCTCCGCGGCGTGGAGGATCTCAAAGCCTTCGACGCCGGGCTCAGCAACCTCGCCACCGCCAGAGGCCTGGCCGCGCTGATGCTCGCCATCCAAGACGGCCGCGCCGTCTCGCCCGAGGCCTCTGGCGACATGGTGGAGATCCTGCTGGCGCAGGAGTTCGGAGAGATGATCCCGGCAGGGTTGCCAGCCGGCGTCCGCGCCGCGCACAAAACCGGCTGGATCACGCACGTCCACCACGACGCCGCCATCGTCTACCCGCCAGAGGCCGCCCCGTACGTGCTCGTGATCCTGACCGAAGGCATCGACGATCACGGTCGCGCCGCCGCGCTCGGCGCCGAGATCGCGGCCGCGGTCCACGCCGCGTTGCGCGGCGCGTAG
- a CDS encoding proline dehydrogenase family protein gives MKLPFALARRFVAGESLDAALPALDPILGSGRFITLDLLGEHVPERSRAEGFATEYGDLVETLADYRDRRGAPPEAVGISIKLSMIGQVIDTEFCEANLRDLLDRAKATDLFVRLDMEGSDITQSTLDIFERVYPEYPDHVGTVLQAYLKRTYGDVARMAELNARVRICKGAYAEPATLAYPGMPAIREAYMDHARTLLTSARYPGIATHDDQLIEAVKAYTTQEGITADRFEFQMLYGLREETQTDLVRQGYNMRTYVPYGTEWGPYFTRRLRERKENVFFVLKALVKG, from the coding sequence ATGAAGCTCCCTTTCGCGCTGGCCCGACGCTTCGTCGCGGGCGAGTCCCTTGACGCCGCGCTCCCCGCGCTCGACCCCATCCTGGGCTCCGGCCGGTTTATCACGCTGGACCTCCTCGGAGAGCACGTCCCGGAGCGCTCGCGCGCCGAGGGCTTCGCGACCGAGTACGGGGACCTCGTGGAAACCCTCGCGGACTACCGCGACCGGCGGGGCGCGCCGCCAGAGGCCGTCGGCATCTCGATCAAGCTGTCCATGATCGGGCAGGTGATCGACACCGAGTTCTGCGAGGCCAACCTCCGCGACCTCCTGGACCGCGCCAAGGCGACGGACCTGTTCGTGCGGCTGGACATGGAGGGCTCGGACATCACGCAGTCCACGCTCGACATCTTTGAGCGCGTGTACCCGGAGTACCCGGACCACGTGGGGACCGTCCTGCAGGCGTACCTCAAGCGGACCTACGGCGACGTGGCCCGCATGGCCGAACTCAACGCTCGCGTGCGGATCTGCAAGGGCGCCTACGCGGAGCCGGCCACGCTGGCGTACCCCGGCATGCCCGCCATCCGCGAGGCCTACATGGACCACGCGCGCACGCTGCTCACCTCGGCCCGCTACCCCGGCATCGCCACGCATGACGACCAGCTCATCGAGGCCGTCAAGGCGTACACGACGCAGGAAGGCATCACCGCCGACCGCTTCGAGTTCCAGATGCTCTACGGCCTTCGTGAGGAGACGCAGACCGACCTCGTGCGGCAGGGCTACAACATGCGCACCTACGTCCCCTACGGGACGGAGTGGGGCCCGTACTTCACGCGCCGCTTGCGCGAGCGGAAGGAGAACGTCTTCTTCGTGCTCAAGGCGCTCGTCAAGGGCTAG
- a CDS encoding PAS domain-containing hybrid sensor histidine kinase/response regulator, producing MTPPPPPTPATPPSHLDGFLPEGLSAAEVRRGRLVVSFAMLAIVGYAAAMLALGWLGWSRSFAGVGIAALVNLLALGGLRKQTWSLGAAAWVVFPMLILTVFGVAWEDLGLGAPILMWLATVPIIAALARGKLLATVSAILIASGAVVMAVWGTLSPFPQTAPALVTTIVAMMSLAGVAVTGAIIGQIYERSVGAALEEQGRSLRDLADALRMSETRYRLALENVPVGVVQTTPDGRFLLANRAMADLLGYESVEELSASGRGAADFYAAPEAREHFVEALHRDGSVRRFQTEWKDRHGKTIHVRIDAQGKFGSGGSLLGIEGIVEDVSAEHEVREKLRTSEARFRALVQRSSDVVVVANAESHISYVSPSIEQVLGYTVGQTLGRPIFSFLHPDDVPGATALFSSVRQHAAMVPPTEFRLRHADGHYLFAEGVGTPLFEDPAIQGLVINFRDITDRKRAEAVLVHAKEQAEEVAHLKSTFLANMSHEIRTPLTGILGFADILADEVTDPQQREFVQLIEQSGKRLLDTLNSVLDLARLDAGHMDFTTEPVLLSEAARQAAQLLAPLAHKKGLTLEAIIQDEDAKADLDRSALDRILTNLVGNAIKFTESGGVQVIVRASEDEVALDVVDTGVGISEDFLPRLFEEFQQESSGAQRSHEGSGLGLAITRQLTERLDGSLTVQSVLGVGTTFSVTFPTRLRSDAAPVTARRPRVLIVDDNTQTLRMAERMVESSYRVDTASSAADAESLAQNASEAYDPYDVLLLDINLGTLDTGEDLMRRLRQRPPYDDRPIIAFTAYALPGDRERFLATGFDGYFSKPFTRETLLATLGDASGHAPEPEPPMPRFIVRNRDFAPEQAVTASGEALRFED from the coding sequence GTGACGCCCCCTCCCCCCCCTACCCCGGCGACCCCACCGAGCCACCTCGACGGGTTTCTTCCTGAGGGCCTCTCCGCTGCAGAGGTCCGGCGCGGGCGGCTGGTGGTGAGCTTCGCGATGCTCGCCATCGTCGGCTACGCCGCGGCGATGCTCGCGCTGGGCTGGCTCGGATGGAGCCGGAGCTTCGCCGGCGTCGGGATCGCGGCGCTGGTCAACCTCCTCGCGCTCGGCGGCCTGCGCAAACAGACCTGGTCCCTCGGCGCGGCGGCCTGGGTCGTGTTCCCGATGCTCATCCTCACCGTGTTCGGCGTCGCGTGGGAGGACCTGGGCCTCGGCGCCCCGATCCTGATGTGGCTCGCGACGGTCCCCATCATCGCGGCCCTCGCCAGAGGCAAGCTCCTGGCGACGGTTTCGGCCATCCTGATCGCCTCTGGCGCGGTCGTGATGGCCGTGTGGGGCACGCTGAGCCCGTTCCCGCAAACGGCCCCCGCCCTCGTTACCACCATCGTCGCGATGATGAGCCTCGCGGGGGTTGCCGTGACCGGCGCCATTATCGGGCAGATCTACGAGCGCTCCGTGGGCGCGGCGTTGGAAGAGCAGGGCCGCTCCCTGCGCGACCTCGCGGATGCGCTGCGCATGAGCGAGACCCGGTACCGGCTTGCCCTGGAAAACGTGCCGGTCGGCGTGGTGCAGACCACGCCAGACGGCCGGTTCTTGCTCGCCAACCGCGCGATGGCGGACCTCCTCGGCTACGAGTCCGTGGAGGAGCTCTCCGCCTCTGGCCGCGGTGCCGCGGACTTCTACGCGGCGCCAGAGGCCCGTGAGCACTTTGTCGAGGCGCTCCACCGCGACGGCTCCGTCCGGCGCTTTCAGACGGAGTGGAAGGACCGCCACGGCAAAACCATCCACGTCCGCATCGACGCGCAGGGCAAGTTCGGCAGCGGGGGCTCCCTGCTCGGTATCGAGGGCATCGTGGAGGACGTCTCCGCCGAGCACGAGGTGCGAGAAAAGCTGCGCACGAGCGAGGCGCGCTTCCGGGCCCTCGTGCAGCGCTCGTCCGACGTCGTGGTGGTCGCCAACGCAGAGAGCCACATCAGCTACGTAAGCCCGTCGATCGAGCAGGTGCTGGGCTACACGGTCGGGCAGACTCTCGGCCGCCCCATCTTCTCGTTTCTCCACCCGGACGACGTACCCGGCGCCACGGCGCTCTTCAGCTCTGTGCGCCAGCACGCGGCGATGGTGCCGCCCACGGAGTTCCGCCTGCGCCACGCCGACGGGCACTACCTCTTCGCCGAGGGCGTCGGGACGCCCCTGTTCGAGGACCCGGCGATTCAGGGCCTCGTGATCAACTTCCGCGACATCACGGACCGCAAGCGCGCCGAAGCCGTGTTGGTGCACGCCAAGGAACAAGCCGAGGAAGTCGCGCACCTCAAGAGCACGTTCCTCGCCAACATGAGCCACGAGATCCGGACGCCGCTGACGGGCATCCTGGGCTTCGCGGACATCCTGGCCGACGAGGTGACTGACCCGCAGCAGCGGGAGTTCGTGCAGCTTATCGAGCAGAGCGGCAAGCGTCTGTTGGACACGCTCAACTCCGTCCTGGACCTCGCGCGGCTGGACGCCGGGCACATGGACTTCACGACCGAGCCGGTGCTCCTCTCCGAGGCCGCGCGCCAGGCCGCGCAGTTGCTCGCGCCTCTGGCGCACAAAAAAGGCCTCACGCTGGAGGCCATCATCCAAGACGAGGACGCCAAAGCCGACCTGGACCGGAGCGCGCTGGACCGCATCCTGACGAACCTCGTCGGCAACGCGATCAAGTTCACCGAGAGCGGCGGCGTGCAGGTCATCGTGCGCGCGTCCGAGGACGAGGTGGCGCTCGATGTGGTCGATACCGGCGTCGGCATCAGCGAAGACTTTCTGCCGCGGCTGTTCGAGGAGTTCCAGCAGGAGTCCTCTGGCGCGCAGCGGAGCCACGAGGGGTCCGGCCTGGGCCTCGCGATCACGCGCCAGCTCACCGAGCGGCTGGACGGCAGCCTGACCGTTCAGAGCGTGCTGGGCGTCGGCACCACCTTTTCCGTGACGTTCCCGACGCGGCTCCGCAGCGACGCGGCGCCGGTGACCGCGCGCCGGCCACGCGTGCTGATCGTGGACGACAACACCCAAACGCTGCGCATGGCCGAGCGCATGGTGGAGTCCTCCTACCGCGTCGACACCGCCTCGTCGGCAGCGGACGCCGAGTCCCTGGCGCAGAACGCGTCCGAAGCCTACGACCCTTACGACGTCCTCCTGCTCGACATCAATCTCGGCACGCTGGACACCGGCGAGGACCTCATGCGCCGCCTCCGCCAGAGGCCGCCCTACGACGACCGCCCCATCATCGCGTTTACCGCCTACGCGCTCCCAGGCGACCGCGAGCGCTTTCTCGCCACCGGCTTCGACGGGTACTTCTCCAAGCCGTTCACGCGAGAGACGCTGCTCGCCACCCTCGGCGACGCCAGCGGCCACGCCCCCGAGCCGGAGCCGCCGATGCCGCGCTTTATCGTGCGCAACCGCGACTTCGCCCCGGAGCAGGCCGTGACCGCCTCTGGCGAGGCGCTGCGCTTCGAGGACTGA
- a CDS encoding NAD(P)/FAD-dependent oxidoreductase: MTTLAIVGAGAAGLAAAHALRDSDLAVTVFEKSRGVSGRAATRWRDATDASGAPFRWRYDHGAQYASPEAGSRVHTLLTETLDASGLTDLSGTVWPFDDDGTLRPDRARQDPGPRLTYEDGISSLGRRLLDAAPGVTLRGNTRVGALHVEGGLWRVHADNGADLGAFDAVLLTPPAPQAVEILGASTMADGLRQRLVGALGEAEYRSQFTAVLAFLEPVARPEPYALVNAAEHGEAGGGHAVAWLAVESDKPGRAPEGGTLLLAQMSPAWTQAHYDDAKDLVIAAATREIESLMDASLPAPDWADTQRWKYALPNEGADAATLETGEDEGLFFAGDAIAGKGRVHLALESGIAAADRIRERL, encoded by the coding sequence ATGACCACCCTCGCCATCGTCGGCGCTGGGGCTGCGGGCCTTGCGGCCGCTCACGCCCTGCGCGATTCCGACCTCGCCGTCACCGTTTTCGAGAAGAGCCGCGGCGTCAGCGGCCGCGCCGCCACGCGCTGGCGCGACGCGACCGATGCCTCTGGCGCCCCGTTCCGGTGGCGCTATGACCACGGCGCGCAGTACGCTTCGCCAGAGGCCGGCTCGCGCGTCCACACGCTGCTCACCGAAACGCTCGACGCCAGCGGCCTGACCGACCTCAGCGGGACCGTCTGGCCGTTCGACGACGACGGCACGCTCCGGCCCGACCGCGCCCGCCAGGACCCCGGCCCGCGCCTCACCTACGAGGACGGTATCTCCTCGCTCGGTCGCCGCTTGCTGGACGCCGCACCAGGGGTGACGCTGCGCGGCAACACCCGCGTCGGCGCGCTCCACGTCGAGGGCGGCCTCTGGCGCGTGCACGCCGATAACGGCGCCGACCTGGGCGCGTTCGACGCCGTGTTGCTTACGCCGCCGGCGCCGCAGGCGGTCGAAATCCTCGGCGCGAGCACGATGGCCGACGGCTTGCGCCAGAGGCTCGTGGGCGCGCTGGGCGAGGCCGAGTACCGGAGCCAGTTCACGGCTGTCCTCGCGTTCCTGGAGCCCGTCGCACGCCCGGAGCCGTACGCGCTCGTCAACGCCGCCGAGCACGGGGAAGCGGGCGGCGGGCACGCCGTGGCGTGGCTGGCCGTCGAGAGCGACAAGCCGGGCCGCGCGCCAGAGGGCGGGACGCTGCTCCTCGCGCAGATGAGCCCGGCGTGGACCCAGGCGCACTACGACGACGCGAAAGACCTCGTGATCGCCGCGGCCACGCGCGAGATCGAATCGCTGATGGACGCCTCGCTCCCCGCGCCCGACTGGGCCGATACGCAGCGCTGGAAGTACGCGCTCCCCAACGAGGGCGCCGACGCGGCTACGCTGGAGACCGGCGAGGACGAAGGCCTGTTTTTCGCCGGTGACGCCATCGCAGGCAAAGGCCGCGTGCACCTCGCGCTGGAGTCCGGGATCGCGGCCGCCGACCGCATCCGCGAGCGCCTCTAG
- the pdxH gene encoding pyridoxamine 5'-phosphate oxidase, which produces MPDPLASGAIADLRQSYEKGALDRADLPDDPMALFLAWFEDAREGGVAEPNAMTLATVSASGEPSARVVLLKGADARGFAFYTNLESRKSREVKATGRAALVFWWEPLQRQVRVEGPVEPVPAPEADAYYASRPRGSRLGAWASPQSEVIPSRDVLETRQAEAEARFEGESIPRPDFWGGWRVVPERVEFWQGRPSRLHDRFRYTRDAASGDGGLWRVDRLAP; this is translated from the coding sequence GTGCCCGACCCGCTCGCCTCCGGCGCCATCGCCGACCTCCGGCAGTCCTACGAGAAAGGCGCGCTGGACCGCGCCGACCTGCCCGACGACCCGATGGCGCTGTTCCTCGCGTGGTTCGAGGACGCCCGCGAGGGCGGCGTCGCCGAGCCCAACGCGATGACGCTCGCGACCGTCAGCGCCTCTGGCGAACCGTCGGCCCGCGTCGTGCTCCTCAAGGGCGCCGACGCCAGAGGCTTCGCGTTCTACACCAACCTGGAAAGCCGGAAATCGCGCGAGGTGAAGGCGACGGGCCGCGCCGCGCTCGTGTTCTGGTGGGAGCCGCTGCAGCGCCAGGTCCGCGTCGAGGGACCCGTCGAGCCTGTGCCGGCGCCAGAGGCCGACGCGTACTACGCGAGCCGCCCGCGAGGCAGCCGGCTGGGCGCGTGGGCCAGTCCGCAGAGCGAGGTGATCCCCTCGCGCGACGTGCTGGAAACGCGCCAGGCCGAGGCCGAGGCGCGCTTTGAGGGCGAGAGCATCCCGCGCCCGGATTTTTGGGGCGGCTGGCGCGTCGTCCCCGAGCGCGTGGAGTTCTGGCAGGGCCGCCCGAGCCGCCTCCACGACCGCTTCCGCTACACGCGCGACGCCGCCTCTGGCGACGGCGGCCTCTGGCGCGTCGACCGCCTCGCGCCCTGA
- a CDS encoding serine hydrolase — protein sequence MTRFLPVALALLLAPAALAQDVLERVDAFLTAAHEAGQFDGSALVARGDEIAYERGFGQAERSWGIPNAPDTRHRIGSVTKQFTAALVLQLVEAGEIELDAPITRYLPDYPAAQGAVTVHQLLSHTGGIPEHTNRPDFVDIMRDPVAPEAFLEVFSGEPLDFEPGSDYRYSNSGYFLLGVIIERVTGQPYAEALRQRLLEPLGLSDTVYQDNTTVLDRMASGYDRVGADVRHTAYIDTGIPYAAGMMVSTVRDLHTWTRALHAARPFGSAETLTRMTTPVMNSYAYGIDNSMMPMGGEMVRAIGHSGGIPGFRSMLIYFPESEETVALVSNTSDEAGALARSVGQILHGGDVPLPMRPLALTLSEIIGTDGVDAALARAREARASGERFDENQLNQVGYALLGEGEVQDAIRVFALNVELFPDAANPYDSLGEAYVAARDPENASANYLRSLELDPSNDNAREMLRRIGVEPPEAEAVALTPEALEPLVGRYALAPTFVIEITREGTQLYGQPTGQPRVALTPLTATRFEVVGVDAQVSFTLEGAGPATTLTLHQNGRNQPGARVE from the coding sequence ATGACCCGGTTCCTCCCCGTCGCGCTCGCGCTTCTCCTCGCCCCCGCGGCGCTCGCCCAAGACGTCCTCGAGCGCGTCGACGCGTTCCTCACCGCCGCTCACGAGGCGGGCCAGTTCGACGGCTCCGCACTCGTCGCCAGAGGCGACGAGATCGCGTACGAGCGGGGCTTCGGCCAGGCCGAGCGGTCGTGGGGCATACCCAACGCGCCGGACACGCGGCACCGCATCGGCTCCGTCACCAAGCAGTTCACGGCCGCGCTCGTCTTGCAGCTCGTCGAGGCGGGCGAGATCGAGTTGGACGCGCCCATCACGCGCTACCTCCCGGACTACCCGGCGGCGCAGGGCGCCGTGACGGTCCACCAGCTTCTCTCGCACACCGGCGGGATCCCGGAGCACACCAACCGGCCCGACTTTGTGGACATCATGCGCGACCCGGTCGCGCCAGAGGCCTTTCTGGAGGTCTTTTCCGGCGAGCCGCTCGACTTCGAGCCGGGCAGCGACTACCGCTATTCCAACTCGGGCTACTTCCTGCTCGGCGTCATCATCGAGCGCGTTACAGGGCAGCCGTACGCCGAGGCGCTCCGCCAGAGGCTCCTCGAACCGCTCGGCCTCTCGGACACCGTGTACCAGGACAACACGACGGTCCTGGACCGGATGGCGAGCGGCTACGACCGCGTGGGCGCCGACGTCCGCCACACGGCGTACATCGACACGGGCATCCCGTACGCGGCGGGCATGATGGTCTCCACCGTCCGCGACCTCCACACGTGGACGCGTGCGCTCCACGCCGCCCGGCCGTTCGGGAGCGCCGAAACGCTTACGCGCATGACGACGCCCGTGATGAACAGCTACGCCTACGGCATCGACAACAGCATGATGCCCATGGGCGGGGAAATGGTGCGGGCCATCGGCCACAGCGGCGGCATCCCGGGCTTCCGCTCCATGCTCATCTACTTCCCCGAGAGCGAGGAGACCGTCGCGCTCGTCAGCAACACCAGCGACGAGGCCGGGGCTCTGGCGCGCTCCGTCGGCCAGATCCTCCACGGCGGCGACGTGCCGCTCCCCATGCGGCCTCTGGCGCTCACGCTCTCCGAGATCATCGGGACCGACGGCGTGGACGCCGCGCTGGCGCGGGCTCGCGAGGCGCGGGCCTCTGGCGAGCGCTTCGACGAGAACCAGCTCAACCAGGTCGGCTACGCGCTTCTCGGCGAGGGCGAGGTACAAGACGCGATCCGCGTCTTCGCGCTCAACGTCGAGCTGTTCCCCGACGCCGCGAACCCCTACGACAGCCTCGGCGAGGCGTACGTCGCCGCGCGCGACCCCGAGAACGCGAGCGCCAACTACCTCCGCTCGCTCGAACTCGACCCGAGCAACGACAACGCGCGCGAGATGCTGCGCCGCATCGGCGTGGAGCCGCCAGAGGCCGAGGCGGTCGCGCTCACGCCAGAGGCGCTGGAGCCCCTCGTCGGCCGCTACGCGCTCGCGCCGACGTTCGTGATCGAGATCACGCGCGAGGGCACCCAGCTCTACGGCCAGCCCACCGGCCAGCCGCGCGTCGCGCTCACACCGCTGACCGCGACCCGGTTCGAGGTCGTGGGCGTGGACGCGCAGGTCTCGTTCACGCTGGAGGGCGCGGGCCCCGCCACCACGCTCACGCTGCACCAGAACGGCCGCAACCAGCCCGGCGCGCGCGTCGAGTAG
- a CDS encoding GNAT family N-acetyltransferase, which produces MTDAVTTIRPEASGDRAAVHALNADAFETRAEADLVDRLREQAEGYVGLIAEASGEIVGHIAFSPVTLAPAHPHLDVRGLAPMAVAPGRQRQGVGSALVRAGLAACQASGADAVVVLGHPAYYPRLGFASGALACAYDVPPEAFMALALTPGALEGVAATAHYHPAFDEL; this is translated from the coding sequence ATGACAGACGCCGTCACCACCATCCGCCCCGAGGCCTCTGGCGACCGCGCCGCCGTCCACGCGCTCAACGCCGACGCGTTCGAGACGCGCGCCGAAGCCGACCTGGTAGACCGCCTCCGCGAGCAGGCCGAGGGGTACGTCGGTCTCATCGCGGAGGCGAGCGGCGAGATCGTCGGACACATCGCGTTCTCGCCCGTCACCCTCGCGCCCGCGCACCCGCACCTCGACGTGCGCGGCCTCGCACCCATGGCCGTCGCGCCGGGGCGCCAGAGGCAGGGCGTCGGCTCCGCGCTCGTCCGCGCCGGGCTGGCAGCCTGCCAAGCCTCTGGCGCCGACGCCGTCGTCGTGCTCGGCCACCCCGCCTACTACCCGCGCCTCGGGTTCGCCTCTGGCGCGCTCGCGTGCGCCTACGACGTGCCGCCAGAAGCGTTTATGGCGCTCGCGCTCACGCCGGGCGCGCTGGAGGGCGTGGCGGCGACGGCGCACTACCACCCGGCGTTCGACGAGCTGTAG